A region of Microbacterium suwonense DNA encodes the following proteins:
- a CDS encoding histidine phosphatase family protein produces the protein MTLISLVRHGQTDWNLARRIQGATDIPLNDTGRSDALVAAQALEGSTHHAVYASPLVRARETASIIATHLGLPAPAITRGMREREFGVAEGIEVDEYITRYGGWHSEVPGAETLEQVRDRALDALDRIAREARRRSTPNAESIVVVTHGGVIRALLLHASGGTLPREGEALRNGSVHRFLAERGTLRLLESITS, from the coding sequence GTGACACTCATCTCTCTCGTGCGCCACGGCCAGACCGATTGGAACCTGGCGCGACGCATCCAGGGTGCCACCGACATCCCCCTGAACGACACCGGGCGCTCAGACGCGCTGGTCGCCGCACAGGCCCTGGAAGGCAGCACGCACCACGCCGTCTATGCCAGTCCGCTGGTGCGCGCACGGGAGACCGCGAGCATCATCGCCACGCACCTGGGCCTGCCGGCACCGGCGATCACCCGCGGTATGCGGGAGCGGGAGTTCGGCGTCGCCGAAGGCATCGAGGTCGACGAGTACATCACCCGGTACGGCGGCTGGCACTCCGAGGTGCCCGGTGCGGAGACTCTCGAGCAGGTGCGCGACCGCGCGCTGGACGCCCTCGACCGCATCGCGCGTGAAGCCCGCCGGCGCTCCACACCGAACGCCGAGTCGATCGTCGTGGTCACACACGGCGGCGTCATCCGCGCCCTGCTGCTGCATGCCTCGGGCGGAACGCTGCCGCGCGAGGGCGAGGCGCTGCGCAACGGGTCGGTGCACCGCTTCCTCGCTGAGCGCGGCACGCTGCGCCTGCTCGAGTCGATCACGAGCTGA
- a CDS encoding TetR/AcrR family transcriptional regulator produces the protein MQPLRADAARSRERILAAARGIASDELRLNDLAREAGLGVGTVYRHFPTVTALLEELHADTLNELVGIARRTAQSASPGSAFVDLVRAGAELQLSCDGLQTVLIADDVSAHTRALRDEFLRFAQSSLQAAIDEGLVRPEMTISAVQRLVCGVEHAVRLGSGADRSLLMDVLVAGLRPQAG, from the coding sequence ATGCAACCGCTCCGGGCCGATGCGGCCCGCTCTCGTGAACGCATCCTGGCGGCCGCGCGCGGAATCGCCAGCGATGAGCTGCGCCTGAACGATCTCGCACGAGAGGCCGGGCTCGGTGTCGGCACCGTGTACCGCCACTTCCCGACGGTGACGGCCCTGCTCGAAGAACTCCATGCCGACACGCTGAACGAGCTGGTGGGCATCGCCCGGCGCACCGCGCAGTCGGCCTCACCCGGCTCCGCATTCGTCGACCTGGTGCGTGCGGGCGCGGAACTGCAGCTCTCATGCGACGGCCTGCAGACCGTCCTCATCGCCGATGACGTCTCGGCGCACACGCGCGCGCTGCGAGACGAGTTCCTCCGTTTCGCCCAGAGCTCGCTGCAGGCGGCGATCGACGAGGGCCTGGTCAGGCCCGAGATGACGATCTCAGCGGTCCAGCGCCTGGTGTGCGGGGTCGAGCATGCCGTCCGTCTCGGCAGCGGCGCTGACCGCTCGCTGCTGATGGACGTCCTGGTCGCGGGGCTGCGCCCGCAAGCAGGCTGA
- a CDS encoding SDR family NAD(P)-dependent oxidoreductase: MNWNPNLLPDQTGRVFAVTGATGGIGYFAAEQLASAGAEVVLVARSTAKLETASAAIRARVPGAATRPVLLDLTSLASVAAAVAELRMLPRLDGIFLNGGPMHFSTRARTQDDLPLMLGAHTVANVALVAGLLSDVEGGERDRPLRVVHASTGFVERFSMDVSDLDRTPRTGIGAYTKAKTATEVFAFELDRRVRREGLPVESIITRPGIGVDAKTPRRPGIRDETVPYRRNPFTPWAQGKDAAAWSGVRALLDPEAKGGEYYAPADGTRGDPVRIEPSPHTAGPSRGLAEYVWGRLIELGGVSVPV, encoded by the coding sequence ATGAACTGGAACCCGAATCTGCTACCCGATCAGACCGGAAGAGTGTTCGCCGTCACAGGAGCCACCGGAGGCATCGGCTACTTCGCGGCCGAGCAACTGGCGTCGGCCGGGGCGGAGGTCGTTCTCGTCGCCCGGTCGACGGCGAAACTCGAGACGGCGAGTGCGGCGATTCGAGCTCGCGTTCCCGGAGCGGCAACCCGCCCGGTGCTGCTGGATCTGACCTCCCTCGCATCTGTGGCCGCTGCGGTCGCGGAACTGCGGATGCTGCCCAGGTTGGACGGCATCTTCCTCAACGGCGGTCCGATGCACTTCTCCACGCGTGCACGCACGCAGGATGATCTGCCGCTGATGCTGGGAGCGCACACGGTGGCCAACGTCGCACTCGTGGCGGGCCTGCTGTCCGACGTCGAGGGTGGGGAGCGTGATCGTCCCCTGCGCGTCGTGCACGCCTCGACCGGCTTCGTCGAACGGTTCTCTATGGACGTCAGCGATCTGGATCGCACGCCGCGCACCGGCATCGGCGCCTACACCAAGGCGAAGACCGCGACGGAGGTGTTCGCCTTCGAACTCGATCGCCGGGTCCGGCGGGAGGGACTTCCGGTCGAGTCGATCATCACCCGGCCGGGGATCGGCGTGGATGCGAAGACGCCTCGGCGGCCGGGGATCCGCGACGAGACCGTCCCCTATCGCCGTAACCCGTTCACGCCCTGGGCGCAGGGGAAGGATGCCGCCGCGTGGTCGGGGGTGCGTGCGCTGCTCGACCCGGAGGCCAAGGGCGGCGAGTACTACGCACCCGCGGATGGCACGCGAGGCGACCCGGTGCGGATCGAACCCAGTCCCCACACGGCTGGCCCCTCCCGGGGGCTGGCAGAGTACGTGTGGGGGCGGCTGATCGAACTCGGCGGCGTCAGCGTGCCGGTATGA
- a CDS encoding M20/M25/M40 family metallo-hydrolase → MPESSLPEVARIARDLIRIDTTNYGGGRSNGEREAAEYVGRYLASLGLEVEYYEPIAQRTNVMARVRGRNPERPALVVHGHLDVVPAMAEDWSVDPFEGVIRDGMLWGRGAVDMKNMDAMILTAVADLIRAGEQPERDLILVFFADEENGGVEGSSLVVRDRPEWFAGATEAISEVGGYSITVDDHRAYLLQVGEKALMWLRLVARGRAGHGSRYHEQNAITRLSEAVAAIGRTHWPIRLTPTTRALLEGLSELTGRPIDDPDALAGAAGPAEAFLRSTFRTTANPTVLNAGYKHNVIPETAEALIDVRVIPGTEDDVLAELQRIVGDDIRIETVVRDIGMETPFQGELVDTMVAALGRHDPGVPVIPYLLGAGTDNKALASIGITGYGFAPLRLPADLDFTGMFHGVDERVPVESLVFGQRVLADLLRTC, encoded by the coding sequence ATGCCCGAATCGTCCCTGCCCGAGGTTGCCAGGATCGCCCGTGACCTGATCCGCATCGACACCACCAACTACGGCGGTGGGCGTTCGAACGGCGAGCGCGAGGCCGCCGAGTACGTCGGCAGGTACCTGGCATCGCTGGGGCTGGAGGTGGAGTACTACGAGCCCATCGCACAGCGCACGAACGTCATGGCACGCGTGCGGGGGCGGAATCCCGAGCGACCGGCGCTGGTCGTGCACGGTCATCTCGACGTGGTTCCCGCGATGGCGGAGGACTGGTCGGTCGATCCTTTCGAAGGCGTGATCCGCGACGGGATGCTGTGGGGCCGCGGTGCGGTGGACATGAAGAACATGGATGCCATGATCCTCACCGCCGTCGCCGACCTGATCCGCGCGGGGGAGCAGCCCGAGCGCGATCTGATCCTGGTGTTCTTCGCCGATGAGGAGAACGGCGGTGTCGAGGGCTCATCGCTCGTCGTCCGCGACCGGCCGGAGTGGTTCGCGGGAGCGACCGAGGCGATCAGCGAGGTGGGCGGCTACTCGATCACCGTCGACGATCACCGCGCTTATCTGCTGCAGGTGGGGGAGAAGGCGCTGATGTGGCTGCGCCTGGTCGCCAGGGGCCGTGCAGGCCACGGCAGTCGCTACCACGAGCAGAATGCGATCACGAGGCTGTCCGAGGCGGTGGCGGCCATCGGACGCACGCACTGGCCGATCCGTCTCACGCCGACCACCCGCGCGCTGCTCGAGGGTCTGAGCGAGCTCACCGGTCGTCCGATCGACGATCCGGACGCACTGGCCGGCGCCGCAGGGCCCGCCGAGGCCTTTCTGCGGTCGACGTTCCGCACGACCGCGAACCCGACAGTGTTGAACGCTGGATACAAGCACAATGTCATCCCCGAGACGGCCGAAGCGCTGATCGACGTGCGGGTGATCCCCGGTACCGAGGACGACGTGCTCGCCGAGCTGCAGCGCATCGTGGGCGACGACATCCGGATCGAGACCGTCGTCCGCGACATCGGCATGGAGACCCCGTTCCAAGGGGAGCTCGTCGACACGATGGTGGCGGCGCTGGGGCGGCACGACCCCGGCGTGCCGGTGATCCCGTACCTGCTCGGTGCGGGCACGGACAACAAGGCGCTGGCGTCGATCGGCATCACCGGTTACGGATTCGCACCGCTGCGCCTGCCTGCCGACCTGGACTTCACCGGGATGTTTCACGGAGTGGACGAGCGCGTCCCCGTAGAATCACTTGTCTTCGGTCAGCGCGTGCTGGCCGATCTGCTGCGCACCTGCTGA
- a CDS encoding TrmH family RNA methyltransferase, with protein MHVQRVEDASDPRLDDYRSLTDTTLRRRTEPVGGLYMAESAKVIARAVQAGHRPRSVLTQEKWLDAVQQALGGVPAPVYVASAEIAEQVTGFAIHRGPLAAMHRPAEPALTDVLRGARLVLILEDITDHTNVGAAFRAAAGLGADAVLVTPRCADPLYRRSVRVSMGTVFQVPWTRIGEWADAGPALRGLGFELAALALSDGAIALDAYAAARPERVAVLMGTEGDGLTSQAIAAADSVVTIPMRGGVDSLNVASAAAVALWALTRDGVLDR; from the coding sequence ATGCACGTGCAGCGCGTCGAAGACGCATCCGATCCACGTCTGGACGATTACCGATCGCTGACCGATACGACGTTGCGCCGCAGGACGGAGCCGGTCGGCGGACTGTACATGGCGGAGTCGGCGAAGGTCATCGCGCGTGCTGTGCAGGCCGGGCACCGCCCGCGCTCGGTGCTCACCCAGGAGAAGTGGTTGGATGCCGTGCAGCAGGCTCTCGGCGGGGTGCCGGCGCCCGTGTACGTGGCATCCGCGGAGATCGCCGAACAGGTCACCGGCTTCGCCATTCATCGCGGACCGCTGGCCGCGATGCATCGCCCGGCGGAGCCTGCGCTCACAGACGTGCTTCGCGGCGCACGCCTGGTGCTGATCCTCGAGGACATCACCGATCACACCAATGTCGGAGCGGCATTCCGGGCGGCGGCGGGCCTCGGCGCCGACGCCGTGCTGGTCACCCCGCGCTGCGCGGATCCGCTGTACCGCCGCAGTGTGCGGGTGAGCATGGGAACGGTGTTCCAGGTGCCGTGGACGAGGATCGGGGAGTGGGCGGATGCCGGCCCGGCGCTGCGCGGACTCGGCTTCGAGCTCGCGGCCCTCGCCCTCAGCGACGGGGCGATCGCACTGGACGCCTACGCCGCAGCCCGACCGGAGCGCGTCGCCGTGCTGATGGGAACCGAGGGAGACGGTCTGACCTCGCAGGCCATCGCGGCCGCGGACAGCGTCGTGACCATTCCGATGCGCGGCGGAGTCGATTCGCTGAACGTGGCATCCGCAGCGGCCGTCGCCCTGTGGGCGCTGACCCGCGACGGAGTTCTCGACCGCTGA
- a CDS encoding SGNH/GDSL hydrolase family protein translates to MVDEESPRTPYVANEGPHPWRRFVAIGDSFTEGIGDPDPALPGGHRGWADRVAEVLAQDVDDFAYANLAVRGRLIAQIVDEQIEPAIALNPDLISICAGGNDVIRPGTDPDHIASLLEDAVARLASTGAAVVLFTGIDTAFTPVFRPFRGKVAIYNENVRAIAERHDCIVADQWALKVVQDPRFFDDDRLHYNALGHHEVARMVLRALNVPNDLQAMHPDPVPVRTWREARAEDIGWAREHLVPWVLRRLRHQSSGDNIAAKRPDASPIRLREAETDAES, encoded by the coding sequence ATGGTCGACGAGGAATCGCCCCGCACCCCGTACGTCGCCAATGAGGGTCCGCACCCGTGGCGGCGGTTCGTCGCGATCGGCGACTCCTTCACCGAGGGCATCGGCGACCCCGACCCGGCGCTGCCCGGCGGCCATCGCGGCTGGGCCGACCGGGTGGCCGAGGTTCTCGCGCAGGATGTCGACGACTTCGCCTACGCCAACCTCGCTGTGCGGGGCAGGCTGATCGCGCAGATCGTCGACGAGCAGATCGAACCCGCCATCGCCCTCAACCCCGACCTCATCTCGATCTGCGCGGGCGGGAACGACGTCATCCGTCCCGGCACCGACCCGGATCACATCGCATCGCTGCTGGAGGATGCTGTGGCGCGATTGGCGAGCACGGGCGCGGCGGTCGTGCTGTTCACCGGCATCGACACCGCCTTCACCCCGGTGTTCCGCCCGTTCCGGGGCAAGGTGGCGATCTACAACGAGAATGTGCGTGCCATCGCCGAGCGGCACGACTGCATCGTCGCCGATCAGTGGGCGCTGAAGGTGGTGCAGGATCCGCGGTTCTTCGACGATGATCGCCTGCACTACAACGCACTCGGACACCACGAGGTGGCGCGGATGGTGCTGCGTGCGCTGAACGTGCCTAACGATCTGCAGGCCATGCACCCCGATCCGGTGCCGGTGCGCACCTGGCGCGAAGCACGTGCGGAGGACATCGGCTGGGCCCGCGAGCACCTGGTTCCCTGGGTGCTGCGCCGGCTGCGACACCAGTCCTCGGGCGACAACATCGCGGCCAAGCGCCCCGATGCCTCACCGATCCGGCTGCGCGAGGCGGAGACCGACGCCGAGAGCTGA